The proteins below are encoded in one region of Bacteroides uniformis:
- a CDS encoding DUF4494 domain-containing protein codes for MAMHTWFECKIRYEKTMENGMNKKVTEPYLVDALSFTEAEARIIEEMTPFISGEFTVSDIKRANYSELFPSEEEAADRWFKCKLVFITLDEKSGAEKKTSTQVLVQAADLRDAVKKLDEGMKGTMADYQIASVAETAIMDVYPYSAEPDDKPEV; via the coding sequence ATGGCAATGCATACATGGTTTGAATGTAAGATCCGTTACGAGAAAACAATGGAAAATGGAATGAACAAGAAGGTGACCGAACCGTACCTGGTAGATGCCCTCAGTTTTACGGAAGCGGAAGCACGCATCATCGAAGAGATGACGCCGTTCATTTCGGGAGAGTTCACCGTATCGGACATCAAACGTGCCAACTATAGCGAATTGTTCCCCAGCGAAGAGGAAGCTGCCGACCGCTGGTTTAAATGTAAACTGGTTTTCATCACACTGGACGAGAAAAGCGGTGCGGAAAAGAAAACCTCTACCCAGGTATTGGTGCAGGCTGCCGACCTGCGTGATGCAGTGAAGAAACTGGATGAGGGCATGAAAGGCACAATGGCCGACTATCAGATAGCATCTGTAGCGGAAACCGCCATTATGGATGTATATCCGTACAGTGCAGAGCCCGACGACAAACCGGAAGTTTAA
- a CDS encoding YggS family pyridoxal phosphate-dependent enzyme: MIAENLKQVLSELPGKVRLVAVSKFHPNEAIEEAYRAGQRVFGESKVQEMTAKYESLPKDIEWHFIGHLQTNKIKYIVPYVALIHGIDSYKLLAEVDKQAAKAGKTVNCLLQLHIAREETKFGFSFDECREMLAAGEWRELKHIRICGLMGMATNTDNDEQIKTEFCSLSSFFNEVKAKWFADAESFRELSMGMSHDYHEAIAAGSTLIRVGSKIFGERNY, from the coding sequence ATGATTGCAGAGAATTTAAAACAAGTACTGAGCGAACTGCCTGGAAAGGTACGGCTGGTGGCTGTTTCCAAATTTCACCCCAACGAGGCGATAGAAGAAGCATATCGTGCCGGCCAGCGTGTGTTCGGAGAAAGTAAGGTGCAGGAAATGACTGCCAAATACGAAAGTCTGCCCAAAGACATAGAATGGCATTTCATCGGGCATCTGCAAACAAACAAAATAAAATATATCGTTCCTTACGTAGCGCTGATTCATGGCATAGACTCCTACAAGCTGTTGGCCGAAGTGGACAAGCAGGCTGCCAAAGCCGGAAAAACCGTCAACTGCCTGCTACAGCTGCACATTGCCCGGGAAGAGACCAAGTTTGGATTCAGCTTTGACGAATGCCGGGAAATGCTGGCAGCCGGTGAATGGAGAGAGCTCAAGCATATCCGGATATGCGGATTGATGGGCATGGCCACGAATACGGACAATGACGAACAAATCAAAACTGAGTTTTGTTCTTTAAGTAGCTTCTTCAATGAAGTGAAAGCCAAGTGGTTTGCCGATGCAGAGTCATTCCGGGAACTGTCCATGGGAATGTCTCACGATTACCACGAGGCCATTGCAGCCGGGAGCACCTTGATACGTGTAGGAAGCAAGATTTTTGGAGAAAGAAACTATTAA
- a CDS encoding dihydroorotate dehydrogenase-like protein produces the protein MATLETTFAGLKLKNPIIVSSSGLTDSAAKNQKLSEAGAGAIVLKSLFEEQIMMEADWMGDPNMYPEGSDYLVGYIREHKLGEYLNLIKESKKVCNIPIIASINCYQNADWVEFATKIEEAGADALEINILALQTDVQYTYGTFEQRHIDILSHIKKTVKIPVIMKLGDNLTNPIALIDQLYANGAAAVVLFNRFYQPDINIEKMIQVSGNVFSNESDLSKALRWIGIASAAVNKLDYAASGGIHSPEGVVKAILAGASAVEICSVLYQNSATIIEEYIRFLNLWMDRKGMETISQFKGILNVNDPKGVNTFERTQFLKYFSSHE, from the coding sequence ATGGCAACATTAGAAACTACTTTTGCAGGGCTGAAACTCAAAAACCCCATTATTGTCAGTAGCTCCGGACTGACGGACAGCGCCGCCAAGAACCAGAAACTATCTGAGGCCGGCGCAGGTGCCATTGTGCTAAAATCACTCTTTGAAGAGCAAATCATGATGGAGGCTGACTGGATGGGAGACCCGAACATGTACCCCGAAGGCAGTGACTACCTTGTAGGATATATCCGCGAACATAAGCTGGGTGAATATCTGAACCTGATTAAGGAAAGCAAAAAGGTTTGCAATATCCCCATCATAGCCAGCATCAACTGCTATCAGAATGCCGACTGGGTGGAATTTGCCACCAAAATAGAAGAAGCTGGTGCAGACGCACTGGAAATCAATATCCTTGCACTGCAGACGGATGTACAGTATACGTATGGAACCTTCGAGCAGCGCCACATCGACATCCTAAGCCACATCAAGAAGACGGTCAAGATACCCGTCATCATGAAGCTGGGTGACAACCTGACCAATCCGATAGCTCTGATAGACCAGCTGTATGCCAACGGTGCCGCCGCAGTAGTGCTGTTCAACCGCTTCTACCAGCCGGACATCAACATTGAGAAAATGATACAAGTATCCGGTAACGTATTCAGCAATGAATCCGATTTGTCTAAAGCCCTGCGCTGGATAGGCATCGCTTCGGCAGCCGTAAACAAGCTGGACTATGCCGCTTCCGGTGGTATTCACTCGCCCGAAGGCGTTGTCAAGGCAATATTGGCAGGTGCTTCGGCCGTAGAGATATGCAGTGTGCTTTATCAGAATTCAGCTACCATCATTGAGGAGTATATCCGTTTCCTCAACTTGTGGATGGACCGCAAAGGTATGGAAACCATCAGCCAGTTCAAAGGTATTCTGAACGTAAACGACCCGAAGGGGGTCAATACCTTCGAACGTACACAGTTCCTGAAATACTTCTCTTCACATGAATGA